The sequence TGAGCAAGCCCACCCGACTCAGCGAGATACTGAAGCCCGGTATGGGCTCAGTGCACATCGCCATCTTGCCGCGAGCACTGCGATCCACGCTGATCGAAAGGAAGAGCGTGACGTACTACGCGGACCTGACTCCGTACACCTACGGGTCACCCGAGCGGCCCGCCCTCAATGTAGGTTGGCTGTCGGCCGACGAACCCTACACAAGAGGCGTGGTTGCGGAATGTGTGGTCGACGCGCTGAAGGCGCTCTGCGCAACACGGGTCAATCAGATGCGAGGACTGCACTTCTGTGAGTTCTGCGACGCTTTCATGCCGCACGTCAAAGGCGGTGCAAATGGCGAGGAGGAGATCCTTCTCGGCTCTGCCGAAATACATTTCGGCGGCGACTCCGAAGTCGTGTACGCGGCTCCGAATCTCATCGTGCACTACGTGCTGGAGCACTCCTACTGTCCACCGGAGGAGTTCTGTTCGGCTGCAGTAAATGCTGCCGGTATGGAGTGCGCCGACAGGCTGACGCTGCCAGAGTGACGGTCGCCGTTCATGGCGACTCGCTGATGGTTCACCCGACGGTCGGTGTCGTGCCTCCCTTGTGCATCGGGAGCACGACACCGCCCCTTCCTGTCGGCGTGCTCCACAGCTTCGGCCGTGCGATTCATGATGGGGCGATTCCTGCGGAGGTGACAGCCTCCATGCAGGCGATCACCTCGGCCGATTCGCCGACTTCGCTCGTGCGCCCCTCAACCTCAGCTGGGTCTGGCTGCAGCACCGCTGCTGCAACAAGCGGCGCCACACCCGAAGCGCGGCCAACAGGTGATCGGCGTCCACGGGACCGTGATGTGCACGAACCCGGAGTGTGGGGCGTGTGGAGAAGGTGCGTCGATTGCCGTAGTCGGTGTGCTCACCGTGACAGGTCAGGTCGATGCCGACCCGCTCGGCGAGAACCCGGATCCCTTGGACTGCTTCGTTGGCCCAGGAGCCCGGAGCTCGATGG is a genomic window of Streptomyces sp. WP-1 containing:
- a CDS encoding transposase; translated protein: MFIRLVISDAMWGRIEPLMPAGPVRGRRWADHRGTLKAIAWTYRTDSPWRDLPDEFGPFQTAHKRLIRWAADGTWEMVLASVLAVADADDDIDDLRMMERSITVSKPTRLSEILKPGMGSVHIAILPRALRSTLIERKSVTYYADLTPYTYGSPERPALNVGWLSADEPYTRGVVAECVVDALKALCATRVNQMRGLHFCEFCDAFMPHVKGGANGEEEILLGSAEIHFGGDSEVVYAAPNLIVHYVLEHSYCPPEEFCSAAVNAAGMECADRLTLPE